Proteins co-encoded in one Bacillus infantis NRRL B-14911 genomic window:
- a CDS encoding metallophosphoesterase, which yields MLKKESIFITVFVLLTMLLCVPSGSAVFSEHHPNMQLRIMETTDLHSYILNYEYKSGKKVKSFGFVKTVSLIKKARLERHNTLLFDNGDLIQGSALGDYIHEHPGLPHPIISIMNELQYDAAAAGNHEFNYGLGYLNKKLKEAAFPYVNSNLFIQGTESFQEELPYFSPYVILHRNFTADDGRKYPVKIGVIGFITPVVLKWDEEHLKGKLSNKSMVESAEHYIPIMREKGADVIIALAHAGLEADEQVKDKSRNSVLGLSKVPGIDAIMFGHTHQVFPSPKLRDSSGLIDSEAGTINGIPAVQAGSWGSHLGIIDFSLALDEGKWKVVSAHSEVRPVFLPDTPGLSGGIENDQRAEQLAEEIHTKTKKHK from the coding sequence ATGTTGAAAAAAGAATCCATTTTTATTACCGTGTTTGTTTTATTAACCATGCTCCTCTGTGTTCCTTCAGGCTCAGCTGTATTCAGCGAACACCATCCCAACATGCAGCTCAGGATCATGGAGACGACGGACCTTCACTCTTACATATTGAATTACGAATATAAAAGCGGAAAAAAAGTGAAGAGCTTCGGATTTGTAAAAACCGTTAGCTTAATCAAAAAAGCGCGCCTGGAGAGACATAATACCCTTCTTTTTGACAATGGCGATCTAATCCAGGGAAGTGCTCTGGGAGATTATATTCATGAGCATCCCGGCCTGCCTCACCCTATTATCAGCATTATGAACGAGCTGCAGTATGATGCCGCGGCAGCCGGCAATCATGAATTCAATTACGGGCTGGGCTATCTTAATAAAAAGCTGAAAGAGGCAGCCTTTCCTTATGTTAACAGCAATCTCTTTATCCAGGGTACAGAATCATTCCAGGAAGAGCTTCCCTATTTCTCCCCTTATGTGATTCTTCATCGGAACTTTACGGCAGATGATGGCAGAAAATATCCTGTCAAAATTGGTGTGATTGGTTTCATTACACCTGTTGTCCTGAAATGGGATGAAGAACATTTAAAAGGAAAGCTCAGCAATAAATCTATGGTCGAGTCAGCTGAGCATTATATTCCGATTATGAGGGAAAAAGGCGCAGATGTCATAATAGCACTGGCACATGCTGGTCTCGAAGCTGATGAACAGGTTAAGGATAAAAGCAGGAATTCAGTGCTCGGGCTGAGCAAGGTGCCTGGAATTGATGCCATTATGTTCGGCCATACCCACCAGGTCTTTCCGTCTCCTAAACTCAGGGACAGCAGCGGTCTGATCGATTCGGAAGCAGGGACAATCAATGGAATTCCGGCTGTACAGGCAGGTTCCTGGGGAAGCCATTTAGGGATTATAGATTTCAGCCTGGCTCTTGATGAAGGAAAGTGGAAAGTTGTATCAGCACATTCCGAAGTCCGCCCCGTCTTTCTGCCTGATACACCGGGCCTTTCAGGCGGCATTGAAAACGATCAGAGAGCAGAACAGCTCGCAGAGGAGATTCATACTAAAACGAAAAAGCATAAATGA
- a CDS encoding YusW family protein yields MKKSKLLKPIAAALLMLPLAACGNDENEVQDPPPSAPSQEDDLNTDNKQPVEDFSRINFTDFELDAEYPDMKSYEVDYEYDRNNTMEAEIKDGLNDEELNGDEALDKLLEAFKQFTFDEESSEDEVLVQVIQGLDLNEDYENIEVEVTFTDGTEKTYSK; encoded by the coding sequence ATGAAAAAATCGAAGTTATTGAAACCAATAGCAGCCGCCCTTCTGATGCTGCCGCTTGCTGCCTGCGGGAATGATGAGAATGAAGTCCAGGATCCGCCCCCTAGCGCACCTAGCCAGGAAGATGATTTGAATACAGATAATAAACAGCCGGTTGAGGATTTCTCCCGCATCAATTTTACAGATTTTGAGCTTGATGCTGAGTATCCGGATATGAAATCGTATGAAGTTGATTACGAATATGATCGAAATAATACGATGGAAGCTGAGATCAAAGATGGTTTAAATGATGAAGAATTAAACGGAGATGAAGCGCTGGACAAGCTGCTGGAAGCATTCAAGCAATTTACTTTTGATGAAGAGTCTTCTGAGGATGAGGTACTGGTACAGGTAATACAAGGCCTTGATCTTAACGAAGACTATGAAAATATTGAAGTTGAAGTAACTTTTACGGATGGTACAGAAAAAACTTATTCAAAATAA
- a CDS encoding ketopantoate reductase family protein encodes MRILIAGAGAVGGYFGGRLLEKGEDVTFLVREKKYDQLQQNGLVINSVHGDAMLKPKLLRTGLPSEENFDLILLSVKAYHLEEAIGNIKPFAGEGTCILPLLNGIAHMDTLERAFGKERLLGGLCFIESTLDEKGEIVQKSDIQEVVFGEIDGRETGRISRIREALAGTKASFRYSSEIVSEMWSKYLFISMMSGLTTLTRSPVGPIRDTAEGRSIIEGLALEILPVMKSLGANLPDDAKENIIKKINAVGYHMKSSMQRDMEKGLQTESAHFFKYLLDAAAEHRLPVPVLNTIYMNLQVYEKRREEQKERG; translated from the coding sequence ATGCGTATATTGATTGCAGGGGCAGGAGCAGTAGGAGGGTATTTCGGAGGCAGGCTCCTTGAAAAAGGAGAAGATGTTACCTTTCTAGTAAGGGAAAAGAAATACGATCAGCTTCAGCAGAACGGCCTGGTCATCAACAGCGTACATGGAGATGCGATGTTGAAACCAAAGCTTCTGAGAACAGGGCTTCCTTCAGAAGAAAACTTTGATTTGATCTTGCTTTCTGTGAAAGCCTATCACCTTGAGGAAGCCATCGGAAATATTAAGCCTTTTGCTGGAGAAGGTACATGCATCCTTCCGCTGCTGAATGGCATTGCACATATGGACACGCTTGAAAGGGCCTTTGGAAAGGAGAGGCTCCTTGGAGGTCTTTGCTTCATAGAATCAACATTGGATGAAAAAGGAGAAATTGTTCAGAAAAGCGATATACAGGAGGTTGTTTTTGGCGAAATTGACGGGAGGGAGACCGGGCGGATTTCCCGAATACGTGAAGCACTTGCCGGAACAAAGGCTTCTTTCCGGTACAGCAGTGAGATCGTGAGTGAAATGTGGAGCAAGTATCTTTTTATCAGCATGATGTCCGGGCTTACAACGCTGACACGTTCGCCAGTCGGTCCTATAAGGGATACAGCAGAGGGGAGAAGCATCATAGAGGGGCTTGCTCTGGAAATCCTTCCTGTCATGAAAAGCTTGGGAGCGAATCTTCCGGATGATGCAAAAGAAAATATCATTAAGAAAATAAATGCAGTCGGATATCATATGAAATCTTCCATGCAGCGAGACATGGAAAAAGGCTTGCAGACCGAGTCAGCCCACTTCTTTAAATATCTCCTGGATGCAGCGGCTGAACACCGTTTACCAGTGCCAGTTCTGAATACCATCTATATGAATCTGCAGGTATATGAAAAGAGGAGGGAAGAACAAAAAGAGAGGGGGTAA
- a CDS encoding AI-2E family transporter: MTKKNIQFWSLQILLIVAIIYVSSKISFLFEPIGIFVSTLFFPIIISGFLYFLLNPVVNFLQARKLPRTLAIIIIYLIIIGLIVLVIGSLVPIISKQVTALFNDLPTYAQRTRIYLENLSSSQQFKWVMNQDYVPIENLERSLMEFANTIPDRVTNGISNVFSLVANITVTIVTVPFLLFYMFKDGGRFPAAISKFLPLSYRSEGLKTLKETGETLAAYIQGQVTVALFVGTLAFIGYMIIDLPYALVLALIVAVTNIIPYVGPFLGGAPAVLIALFDSPAKAILAIIVIAVAQQVEGNILSPLILGKRLDTHPATIIILLLVAGNLAGILGMILAIPTYAVVKTIVMNFVRFLRAKRESVVSGSDTAL; this comes from the coding sequence GTGACAAAAAAAAATATCCAATTCTGGTCCCTTCAGATCCTTCTGATTGTGGCCATCATTTACGTATCATCCAAAATCTCCTTTTTATTTGAACCAATCGGAATCTTTGTGTCTACCTTGTTTTTCCCGATTATCATCTCAGGCTTCCTTTATTTTCTGCTTAACCCGGTCGTCAATTTCCTCCAGGCAAGAAAACTGCCGAGGACCCTTGCCATCATAATCATCTACCTGATTATCATCGGGCTTATCGTCCTGGTGATCGGCAGCCTTGTTCCTATCATTTCAAAGCAGGTTACAGCATTATTCAATGATCTGCCGACATATGCACAAAGAACAAGAATCTACTTAGAAAATCTTTCAAGCTCGCAGCAGTTCAAATGGGTTATGAACCAGGACTATGTCCCGATTGAAAATCTGGAAAGGTCATTGATGGAGTTTGCCAACACAATCCCTGACAGGGTGACAAATGGAATTTCCAATGTATTCAGCCTTGTCGCCAATATTACAGTCACGATTGTAACGGTTCCCTTCCTGCTCTTTTATATGTTCAAGGATGGCGGAAGATTTCCGGCTGCCATATCCAAATTCCTCCCTCTTTCTTATCGGAGTGAAGGTTTAAAGACACTGAAGGAGACAGGTGAAACCCTGGCAGCATACATACAGGGACAGGTGACCGTAGCTTTATTCGTCGGGACTCTGGCCTTCATCGGCTATATGATCATTGACCTGCCATATGCCCTCGTTCTGGCGCTGATTGTCGCTGTTACGAATATCATTCCTTACGTCGGTCCATTTCTCGGCGGGGCGCCTGCTGTATTGATCGCACTGTTCGATTCCCCGGCCAAGGCCATCCTGGCGATTATCGTCATTGCCGTTGCCCAGCAGGTTGAAGGGAATATCCTATCTCCTCTGATACTCGGCAAAAGACTTGATACACATCCTGCTACCATTATCATTCTGCTGCTTGTGGCAGGAAACCTTGCAGGAATTCTGGGCATGATCCTTGCAATTCCGACGTATGCGGTTGTAAAAACAATTGTCATGAACTTTGTCCGGTTCCTTCGGGCAAAAAGAGAAAGTGTTGTCTCGGGCTCAGATACTGCCCTATAA
- a CDS encoding GNAT family N-acetyltransferase, giving the protein MSVLFENGSLKVRELEERDKLHLVRWLQDPSVLEYYEGRDNPHSLQMVDEHFYNRDRHVAACIFEWEETELGYIQFYPLEEEEREKYGYLPGISVYGTDQFIGESKCWGKGIGKLLVQSMISYLIKEKGADLVVMDPQTWNERAIACYESCGMQKRKLLPKNEYHEGEWRDAWLMEYDKKSGIEL; this is encoded by the coding sequence ATGAGTGTATTATTTGAAAATGGCAGCCTGAAAGTAAGAGAACTGGAAGAAAGGGATAAATTACACCTTGTACGCTGGCTGCAGGATCCGTCAGTACTGGAATATTACGAAGGCAGAGACAATCCTCATTCACTGCAAATGGTAGATGAGCATTTCTATAATCGGGACCGGCATGTGGCAGCCTGTATTTTTGAATGGGAAGAAACAGAACTGGGATATATTCAGTTTTATCCGCTGGAAGAAGAAGAAAGGGAGAAATACGGATACCTTCCGGGTATTTCTGTCTATGGTACAGACCAGTTCATCGGGGAGTCAAAATGCTGGGGAAAAGGAATCGGGAAGCTGCTCGTTCAGTCAATGATCAGCTATTTAATAAAAGAAAAGGGAGCAGACCTGGTAGTCATGGATCCCCAGACATGGAATGAAAGGGCCATTGCCTGTTATGAGAGCTGCGGAATGCAAAAAAGAAAGCTTCTCCCGAAAAACGAATACCATGAAGGTGAATGGAGAGATGCCTGGCTGATGGAATATGACAAAAAAAGCGGGATAGAATTGTAA